In Symphalangus syndactylus isolate Jambi chromosome 15, NHGRI_mSymSyn1-v2.1_pri, whole genome shotgun sequence, the following are encoded in one genomic region:
- the SLITRK5 gene encoding SLIT and NTRK-like protein 5 produces MHTCCPPVTLEQDLHRKMHSWMLQTLAFAITSLVLSCAETIDYYGEICDNACPCEEKDGILTVSCENRGIISLSEISPPRFPIYHLLLSGNLLNRLYPNEFVNYTGASILHLGSNVIQDIETGAFHGLRGLRRLHLNNNKLELLRDDTFLGLENLEYLQVDYNYISVIEPNAFGKLHLLQVLILNDNLLSSLPNNLFRFVPLTHLDLRGNRLKLLPYVGLLQHMDKVVELQLEENPWNCSCELISLKDWLDSISYSALVGDVVCETPFRLHGRDLDEVSKQELCPRRLISDYEMRPQTPLSTTGYLHTTPASVNSVATSSSAVYKPPLKPPKGTRQPNKPRVRPTSRQPSKDLGYSNYGPSIAYQTKSPVPLECPTACTCNLQISDLGLNVNCQERKIESIAELQPKPYNPKKMYLTENYIAVVRRTDFLEATGLDLLHLGNNRISMIQDHAFGDLTNLRRLYLNGNRIERLSPELFYGLQSLQYLFLQYNLIREIQSGTFDPVPNLQLLFLNNNLLQAMPSGVFSGLTLLRLNLRSNHFTSLPVSGVLDQLKSLIQIDLHDNPWDCTCDIVGMKLWVEQLKVGVLVDEVICKAPKKFAETDMRSIKSELLCPDYSDVVVSTPTPSSIQVPARTSAVTPAVRLNSTGAPAGLGAGGGASSVPLSVLILSLLLVFIMSVFVAAGLFVLVMKRRKKNQSDHTSTNNSDVSSFNMQYSVYGGGGGGTGGHPHAHVHHRGPALPKVKTPAGHVYEYIPHPLGHMCKNPIYRSREGNSVEDYKDLHELKVTYSSNHHLQQQQPPPPPPQQPQQQPPPQLQLQPGEEERRESHHLRSPAYSVSTIEPREDLLSPVQDADRFYRGILEPEKHCSTTPAGNSLPEYPKFPCSPAAYTFSPNYDLRRPHQYLHPGAGDSRLREPVLYSPPSAVFVEPNRNEYLELKAKLNVEPDYLEVLEKQTTFSQF; encoded by the coding sequence ATGCACACTTGCTGCCCCCCAGTAACTTTGGAACAGGATCTTCACAGAAAAATGCATAGCTGGATGCTGCAGACTCTAGCGTTTGCTATAACATCTCTCGTCCTTTCCTGTGCAGAAACCATCGATTATTATGGGGAAATCTGTGACAATGCATGTCCTTGTGAGGAAAAGGACGGCATTTTAACTGTGAGCTGTGAAAACCGGGGAATCATCAGTCTCTCTGAAATTAGCCCTCCCCGTTTCCCAATCTACCACCTTTTGTTGTCCGGAAACCTTTTGAATCGTCTCTATCCCAATGAGTTTGTCAATTACACTGGGGCTTCAATTTTGCATCTGGGTAGCAATGTTATCCAGGACATTGAGACCGGGGCTTTCCATGGGCTACGGGGTTTGAGGAGATTGCATCTGAACAATAATAAACTGGAACTTCTGCGAGATGATACCTTCCTTGGCTTGGAGAACCTGGAGTACCTACAGGTCGATTACAACTACATCAGCGTCATTGAACCCAATGCTTTTGGGAAACTGCATTTGTTGCAGGTGCTTATCCTCAATGACAATCTTTTGTCCAGTTTACCCAACAATCTTTTCCGTTTTGTGCCCTTAACGCACTTGGACCTCCGGGGGAACCGGCTGAAACTTCTGCCCTACGTGGGGCTCTTGCAGCACATGGATAAAGTTGTGGAGCTACAGCTGGAGGAAAACCCTTGGAATTGTTCTTGTGAGCTGATCTCTCTAAAGGATTGGTTGGACAGCATCTCCTACTCAGCCCTGGTGGGGGATGTGGTTTGTGAGACCCCCTTCCGCTTACACGGAAGGGACTTAGACGAGGTATCCAAGCAGGAACTTTGCCCAAGGAGACTTATTTCTGACTACGAGATGAGGCCGCAGACGCCTTTGAGCACCACGGGGTATTTACACACCACCCCGGCGTCAGTGAATTCTGTGGCCACTTCTTCCTCTGCTGTTTACAAACCCCCTTTGAAGCCCCCTAAGGGGACTCGCCAACCCAACAAGCCCAGGGTGCGCCCCACCTCTCGGCAGCCCTCTAAGGACTTGGGCTACAGCAACTATGGCCCCAGCATCGCCTATCAGACCAAATCCCCGGTGCCTTTGGAGTGTCCCACCGCGTGCACTTGCAACCTGCAGATCTCTGATCTGGGCCTCAACGTAAACTGCCAGGAGCGAAAGATCGAGAGCATCGCTGAACTGCAGCCCAAGCCCTACAATCCCAAGAAAATGTATCTGACAGAGAACTACATCGCTGTCGTGCGCAGGACAGACTTCCTGGAGGCCACGGGGCTGGACCTCCTGCACCTGGGGAATAATCGCATCTCGATGATCCAGGACCACGCTTTCGGGGATCTCACCAACCTGAGGCGCCTCTACCTGAATGGCAACAGGATCGAGAGGCTGAGCCCGGAGTTATTCTATGGCCTGCAGAGCCTGCAGTATCTCTTCCTCCAGTACAATCTCATCCGCGAGATTCAGTCTGGAACTTTTGACCCGGTCCCAAACCTCCAGCTGCTATTCTTGAATAACAACCTCCTGCAGGCCATGCCCTCAGGCGTCTTCTCTGGCCTGACCCTCCTCAGGCTAAACCTGAGGAGTAACCACTTCACCTCCTTGCCAGTGAGTGGAGTTTTGGACCAGCTGAAGTCACTCATCCAAATCGACCTGCATGACAATCCTTGGGATTGTACCTGCGACATTGTGGGCATGAAGCTGTGGGTGGAGCAGCTCAAAGTGGGCGTCCTAGTGGACGAGGTGATCTGTAAGGCGCCCAAGAAATTCGCTGAGACCGATATGCGTTCCATTAAGTCGGAGCTGCTGTGCCCTGACTATTCAGATGTAGTGGTTTCCACGCCCACACCCTCCTCAATCCAGGTCCCTGCGAGGACCAGCGCTGTGACTCCTGCGGTCCGGTTGAATAGCACTGGGGCCCCCGCGGGCTTGGGCGCAGGCGGAGGGGCGTCGTCGGTGCCCTTGTCTGTGTTAATTCTCAGCCTCCTGCTGGTTTTCATCATGTCCGTCTTCGTGGCCGCCGGGCTCTTCGTGCTGGTCATGAAGCGCAGGAAGAAGAACCAGAGCGACCACACTAGCACCAACAACTCCGACGTGAGCTCCTTTAACATGCAGTACAGCGTgtacggcggcggcggcggcggcacgGGCGGCCACCCACACGCGCACGTGCATCACCGCGGGCCCGCGCTGCCCAAGGTGAAGACGCCCGCGGGCCACGTGTATGAATACATCCCCCACCCACTGGGCCACATGTGCAAAAACCCCATCTACCGCTCCCGAGAGGGCAACTCCGTAGAGGATTACAAAGACCTGCACGAGCTCAAGGTCACCTACAGCAGCAACCACcacctgcagcagcagcagccgccgccgccgccaccgcagcagccacagcagcagcCCCCGccgcagctgcagctgcagcccggggaggaggagaggcgggAAAGCCACCACTTGCGGAGCCCCGCCTACAGCGTCAGCACCATCGAGCCCCGGGAGGACCTGCTGTCGCCGGTGCAGGACGCCGACCGCTTTTACAGGGGCATTTTAGAACCAGAGAAACACTGCTCCACCACCCCCGCCGGCAATAGCCTCCCGGAATATCCCAAATTCCCGTGCAGCCCCGCTGCTTACACTTTCTCCCCCAACTATGACCTGAGACGCCCCCATCAGTATTTGCACCCGGGGGCAGGGGACAGCAGGCTACGGGAACCGGTGCTCTACAGCCCCCCGAGTGCTGTCTTTGTAGAACCCAACCGGAACGAATATCTGGAgttaaaagcaaaactaaacGTTGAGCCGGACTACCTCGAAGTGCTGGAAAAACAGACCACATTTAGCCAGTTCTAA